In Bubalus kerabau isolate K-KA32 ecotype Philippines breed swamp buffalo chromosome 4, PCC_UOA_SB_1v2, whole genome shotgun sequence, one DNA window encodes the following:
- the LOC129650573 gene encoding olfactory receptor 13C2-like, protein MEWENQTILVEFFLKGLSGYPRLELLFFVVVLIMYVVILLGNGTLILIITLDSHLHTPMYFFLGNLSFLDICYTTVSIPPVLVSFLSEKKTISFSGCAVQMFLGLAMGTTECVLLGMMAFDRYVAICNPLRYSVIMSKGSYVPMAAGSWLIGVVNSAVQTGCVVQLPFCRNNVINHFTCEILAVMKLACADISGNEFIMLVATTLFTMTPLLLIIISYTLIIMSILRIRSSEGRSKVFSTCSAHLTVVIIFYGTILFMYMKPKSKETLNSDDMDVTDKLVSVFYGVMTPMINPLIYSLRNKDVKEAVKHLLRRKI, encoded by the coding sequence atggaatgggaaaaccAAACCATTCTGGTGGAATTTTTTCTGAAGGGGCTTTCTGGTTATCCAAGGCTTGAGCTACTCTTTTTTGTGGTAGTCTTAATAATGTATGTGGTCATCCTTCTGGGAAATGGTACCCTTATTCTCATCATCACTTTAGACTCCCACCTTCACACCCCTATGTACTTCTTCCTGGGGAACCTCTCCTTCCTGGACATCTGCTACACCACTGTCTCCATTCCCCCTGTGCTGGTGAGCTTCCTCTCAGAAAAAAAGaccatctccttctctggctgTGCTGTGCAGATGTTCCTTGGCTTGGCCATGGGGACAACAGAGTGTGTGCTCCTGGGCATGATGGCCTTTGACCGGTATGTGGCTATTTGCAACCCTCTGAGATATTCTGTCATCATGAGCAAGGGTTCCTATGTACCCATGGCAGCTGGCTCCTGGCTCATAGGAGTTGTCAACTCTGCAGTACAAACTGGGTGTGTAGTACAATTGCCTTTCTGCAGGAATAATGTCATCAATCACTTCACCTGTGAAATTCTGGCTGTCATGAAATTGGCCTGTGCTGATATCTCAGGTAACGAGTTCATCATGCTTGTGGCCACAACCTTATTCACAATGACACCATTATTGTTAATCATTATCTCTTACACATTAATTATTATGAGCATCCTCAGAATTCGCTCTTCTGAGGGGAGAAGCAAAGTCTTCTCTACCTGCTCAGCCCACTTGACTGTGGTGATAATATTCTACGGAACCATTCTCTTCATGTACATGAAGCCCAAGTCTAAAGAGACACTTAATTCAGATGACATGGATGTTACGGACAAACTTGTATCTGTGTTCTATGGAGTGATGACTCCTATGATTAATCCTTTAATCTATAGTCTCAGGAACAAGGATGTGAAGGAAGCAGTAAAACATTTActgagaagaaaaatttaa